The nucleotide window CATACACCATTGTAACCCCTCACACAAGTTATCCCTCCACCATGAATAATAGGAACAAGCACGGCGAATGGGCATTACCCTCCggaggcccgaacctgggtaaaaccctCATGCGACCTTTGATTTGTGACTTCTAGCTGCACTCGGACCCCTACTGAGGGGTCTGGCGGATTTCAGCACCGTCACATACCGGTTTTTGGACTGGCATACACCTTGAGGGATACTCGCTATATATCTCAGCAgtgaataaattgcaccaataaaaaatccTTGAAAAATCGGCTCGTAGAAACCGGCTTGGTGTTAAAACTTTTTTCTGTGGAGATCGACGATCCGCGTCAACATCTCAAGACTGAGGTGATGCGCACCACTTCGGAAGTAGTCCAACATGGAGGCCGACGGCTATGAGCGACTTGCTGCATGGGAGACCTTTTCGGCATGGAGCTCGACCGTACTCCTTCAACATTTTCAAAGATCGAGGCGGTTTTACTCACCGCGGATGTAGTCCACCATCGGAGCTTGGCTGCAAGAAGACATTGTTCGAAGGGTTCTTGTTGAACCAATTTCAAGACTCGCGGCCAAACTAGACGTGCAACTTAGATAAGGCGAGGTGAAATCAGACTCGGAGATTGGTTCAAGGGCTATTGATGGTGTTTCGGCTAGGGAGGCCTCTCACCATGTCAACTCCCGACCTAGCGGGCTAGGCTGAGGACCCCCTTTGTTGGTTTGTCTTGGGGCACTTTTAAGCGGCCAATGGCGATCTACAAGGAAAGTCCAGAAGCGTTGTCGTTCATGACAATGACTCCTTATCCATGGAGGACTCTCCTCCACCAACATATCCAACTAGGACTCTTGTAATCCTAGGCCTTCGGTATCCTATATAAACCAAGGCTACACTAGTCGATAGAACATCTTACATTAGACACAACAATCTCATGGTAGAACTTCTTTACTTTGTAATCAATCCAATTGCAATAAACACAAGCAAGACGTATGGTATTATCTCCTTGATGAGCCCGAACCTGGGTCCATTCTTGTGTCCTTGTTACCATCGTGCTCACACGATTAGCTTGGAATCCCTAGCCTGAGATCTGCTAGATTTAGCTCCAttagagtgggtttctcggccgTCGTGCCTACTTAATGTCGACGGACGGATGGATGGGTATCCCTTTTGAATGCGGTGGATATCCGTCCAGTCTCATCCAGTCACGTTGCTCCGACAATGAATAGGCAAGAAGACATGGACATGATGTCGGGACGctctcggccggcgcgccgcttcaatgccgcTCTAGTGAGAGGTCGCGTTAGCTTCGGGCCGGCATGAATGTGGCACGAACAAGGACACTGGGGAGGTTGTCGGATGCGTCTGGGGTGTCCGAGATGTACGCATTAGCCGTCCAGGCGTCTGCAAAGCTCCTCAGTTTGTCTCTGATTTATAGGTAAATAGACATCTAGACCGTTTTGCAGATCGATGAGCTACCGTGTTGAATGGCAAATTCCGTTCGGACCGAACGGTTTAGGAGTCCGTGTGATGACCAATTATCAGTTCTAATTGTCTTCACATGCCAAACAAGGGAATGAGATTCAAAATCAATTTCCCGTGACTAATTCCCGGACAAACTTCATCCCTAAACTCCCATTCCCTCTCCCTATGGTGTCAAACACGCTGTAGCTTTCAGAAATTTAAGGAAGCAACTAATTAACGAGtgctccttcgggagcctcgcaacgattAACGCAATTTGGCACGCTCTCAGTCATTTGCCACGTGTCGCGCTCTCAGCCATTtgccacgtgtcgcgctctgggCGCTTCCTccggattttgtttttttttattttttcgcacgcgttttcggctttttaaatgGTTTTTTCTTCGGGGTTTTTTTGACGTTTCAGTTTTCTaccggtcttccttagcttttgggtcaaattttttttaaattttttttgcGCGAAAAACTGCGTTCTTTTTTCCTTTCACGAGAGTCACAGCTTTGCTTTCGCGGGAATCACGGCCGTGCCGTTCGGAAACGGAAAAAAACgcgtttctgttttttttcttccTCGAGAGGCACGGTTTTGGTTCCGCAAGAGTCATggccgtgcctttcggaaacgaaaaaaatgtgtgttttgttttttttccttctGCGAGAGACATGGTTTTGCTTCCGCAAGAGGCATGATTGTGCTTTCTcaagagtcacggccgtgccttttggaaacgaaaaaaaacgtgttttctgtttttttttcttccgtGAGAGGCATGGTTTTTGCTTCCGCAAGAGGTACGATTGTGCTTTCGCGAGAATCGCGGTGGTGCCTTTCAGAAATGAAAAAAAgcgtgttttctgtttttttttcttccacgagaggcacagttgtgcctctttcggaaagagAAAAACCCGTGCTCTCGGGTCGGTTTTTTCGTCCgattttttcatgaaaaaaaagttcgtcaaaacctatcaacatgggatctagttttaaaGATCTCAACGCAAGGAATCCAATGATAAAATGGTTTAAGATTTGGACAcacggtttaaaagataaaacgttttgaataaacggacttatgaaaaaaaagaaaactcTCATGTTGCGACAAGTGGCACACATACAGtacgccacttgtcgcaacctggaaAATGAGAGTGATCTCTGTAACAAATACTCCTAAACTAGTGATTTCGAAAATTTGATTGATACTTCTGGAAGGGGAAATAATCCCGTGGCTCAAATTTTAACACGGCGCGCAGAAACAAACCATGGAGAAAAAACAGAGGGCAAAACGGAAAACCAAAGCGTGGAGAGAAGGAGTCCCAACACAGTTCCAAACGGCACCAATGGCCACACGCCTCTCCTCCCGCCTCCTCATCCATTTAccggcgcccgccgccgccgtcaccaCAACTTCTCCCCGGCTACGGAAGCCCGCCGCAGCACGCACCGCGTCCTACCGGAGGCGCAGGCCACGCCTCGCCGTCTCGGCAGGGGCGACGCCGAGCGGCGGCGCGGTCGCCCCGGCGGCACCGGCCGGAGAGAACAGGGACGCCGGGCTGACGCCGGACGAGGCGCAGCGGCTGGTGGAGTTCCTGAAGGCCGACCTGCCGCACCTGTTCGACAACGTGGGCATCGACCGCTCCGCGTACGACGACCGCGTCCGCTTCCGCGACCCCATCACCCGCTACGACGACATCGACGGCTACCTCGCCAACATCAGCCTCCTCAAGGTCATCTTCCGCCCCGACTTCTACCTGCACGACGCCAAGCAGGTCAGCGTCTCTTCCGCCTCGGTCGATGCTCGCATTTTGCAGCGAGAATGCGCGTGTGCATTGCAAATTCGTGACAATCTCTGTCTCTGTGAATGTGGTTTAGACAGGGCCGTATGAGATTACCACGAGGTGGACCATGGTCATGAAGTTCTCTCTCCTGCCGTGGAAGCCGGAGCTGGTATTCACCGGGTTGTCGATCATGGGCGTCAACCCACAGAATCTCAAGTTCTGCAGCCATGTGGTCAGCACCCATTCTTGGAACCTAGTATGTTTTTCATTTTAATGCTGAGTGGGTTCGCCGGCGAGGGAATATATCAGTATTGTGGTAGTTGACTGTTGTTTCTACTGGATATACTTTGTTCTATGAAGTCTAGTTTGGACTTGCAGTCATAGGTCTCGAATGTTTGCAGTTTTCAAATTCAAGGCCGTCAAGACGAAGTAACTATTTGAAGTATATTTAATTAGAAAAGGCTCGAGTTTACACGGTAACATCGACATCGTTAGCTAGTGCATTTACGTGACCAGCAGATCCAACAAAAGCAGACAATGGATTGTTTGACCAAATTGTTCTCTGAGGAACTGTCAGCCAATTTTCCACTTATCAGTCCTTGTATAGTTCAATGCTTCAGGTTCAACCTGACTGCCTGGGACAAAGCTCTGAACTTAACTCTGCACACTTGATCTTGCTGCCCTCTGCAATGTCATTTGTTATGATATGCCATAGCATTATATTTTTACTTTTACTTTTTCTTTCTTTTGGTCTAGTGGTTTTCTATGAACCTAAAGTCTGAGATACCGTCCTTTCTCAGCCTGCTGCACTATTTCAGAACTGCAGTGGTTTGTAAGTAGAACAGAGTGTTGTACATGTTCTGAGATTCTTCCTACTCTTGTACCATCTATAATACGTGCCTGAGAAAAAACTAGTGCTGTGATACTTCCACAATCAAGCATACTTATATTGGATCCCCCTCGTAGGATTCCAAAcgcacatggaataggaaaaacataGGATCTCTGGATGTCATGGCATGTTGAATAAAATAGGAATTGGAAGCACATGAACATGCAACAGAGGTTATTTAGCTGGACTACAGGAAAGACACACAGACCGCTTTTCAAGGATTAAGTGCTTGCTATAGTGCTAACAGAAACAGTCAAACGAAGGAAAATTCCTATGATTTCACCTTTGGAATTGCATGCCAAGTACTCCAgaggaaaaattcctatggttacCAATCATACAAGTCAAACAAGCTCTATAGGAAAAACCCCTAAGGAATGGCATTCTCCAAAACTCATATTATATCCGGTTTTTCTCAAATACGCACCTAAATGTCCATTATTTTATATTAGAAATACTGAATTCTCCATTCATTTGAATCAAGAGATGTTTACCCAACTCATCAGTAAATGTTATTCTACTTATCTGATATGCTGAACTGCAGGATATTTGGGATTCAATACAGAACAATGAATACTTCTCCTTGGAAGGattggttgaagttttcaagcaGGTAATTCGACACCAGTATATTTCCTTTTTATATGCCGATCGAGTATTTGAAGTTGAGCTTTTGATTTTACACAGCTACGATACTACAAGACCCCAGATATAGAAACACCAAGTTACCTCGTTCTGAAAAAGACTGCAAATTATGAGGTATTATTTCGTTGTGTATACTTTATGAAGAACCAAGTTCATTGTAGATTTGGAGTAGCAACACTGCCATGGCATCATAATCCATTATTCATATTAAGTCACATCATTCACAAGTTTCCAAGTTATATTAGATAAAATTTTGGTCTCGAACAACTACACTAGACAGAGGCCAGACCAGTAGGCTAGTCTCCGCTccaccccgcgccgcgccgctGGCCACTCCGGCCGCGGCGGCCACCACCCACCCGCGCCGACCCGCCCGGGATGCCAGGGCCGCCCATGCCGATGACGGATCCGTCATCCCCCGGGCTCCTGCCTCCCCACCAGCCCGCCTTCATTGTCCTGGCCCCAGGGGAGGCTCTGGATCCCCTGGATCTTCCGTCGCTCCTTCTTCCCCCCGTTCCCCGGCCGCGCTAGAGTGGGGGGACGCCTCCGCAAATCCTGCAGCGGGGTCCTGACCTCGAGGGCGGCTCCTCGCCCGGACCGCTGGATCTAGGCCCGCCACCCCGCCCGAGCAGCACCGGCTCCGATCCATTGTGGTAGTGCCATCCCCGCCTCCCTCTTCGGGGCCGACCGCCATTGATGAAGGATGGACGCAATACCAGTCCCGTAGAAGCAAGAAGGCTAGCAAAAACCCGCCGGTCGGCTCGGGGCATCGCCACGGGCCCGGATCCGGGCGGCGCCCCCCTGCACCGGGGCACGAGGCCTTCTTAAGCAAGTTCAGAGGCCTCTGCTTCCGCTGCCTCAGCCCACACCACCGCCGCATCGACTGCC belongs to Triticum urartu cultivar G1812 chromosome 7, Tu2.1, whole genome shotgun sequence and includes:
- the LOC125525337 gene encoding uncharacterized protein LOC125525337 → MATRLSSRLLIHLPAPAAAVTTTSPRLRKPAAARTASYRRRRPRLAVSAGATPSGGAVAPAAPAGENRDAGLTPDEAQRLVEFLKADLPHLFDNVGIDRSAYDDRVRFRDPITRYDDIDGYLANISLLKVIFRPDFYLHDAKQTGPYEITTRWTMVMKFSLLPWKPELVFTGLSIMGVNPQNLKFCSHVDIWDSIQNNEYFSLEGLVEVFKQLRYYKTPDIETPSYLVLKKTANYEVRKYPPFSVAEAKGEKLTGSSGFNNVTGYIFGKNASSEKIAMTTPVFTQASDDKLSDVSIQIALPMNKDLNSLPAPNTEAVTLRKVEGGIAAVKKFSGRPEEEIVAKKEKELRSQLLKDGLKPRKGCLLARYNDPSTKDFVKRNEVLIWLNDFALE